The Chrysemys picta bellii isolate R12L10 chromosome 12, ASM1138683v2, whole genome shotgun sequence genome has a segment encoding these proteins:
- the LOC101940434 gene encoding LOW QUALITY PROTEIN: olfactory receptor 6N1 (The sequence of the model RefSeq protein was modified relative to this genomic sequence to represent the inferred CDS: inserted 2 bases in 2 codons), protein MADTDWKNQTTITELILLGFGDLPDLQILLFLMFLVIYIATVAGNTLIVVLVVTDQHLHTPMYFFLGNLSYLETCYTYTFLPRLLSSLLTGDRTITVSGCITQLYFSGSLAATECYLLAVMSYDRYLAICKPLHYSTLMNNRFCLQLAAGSWLNGCLASTVIILFISQLIFCAXNEIDHFYCDPIPLMELSCSETHLSILVDFIIVSIFTLPPFLLTLTSYMFILVSILRIPSTTGRQKAFSTCSSHLTVVTIFYGTIFIVYMLPKRDTLRDLKKXLSVCFTVLTPLVNPLIYSLRKRELKEALSKAVSK, encoded by the exons ATGGCAGACACAGATTGGAAAAACCAAACGACCATCACAGAATTGATCCTTTTGGGATTTGGGGATCTCCCTGACCTTCAAATTCTTCTTTTTCTAATGTTCCTAGTGATCTATATTGCAACCGTGGCTGGGAACACTCTCATTGTGGTGCTTGTTGTGAcagatcagcaccttcacacccccatgtacttcttcctgggcaaCTTGTCCTACTTGGAGACCTGCTATACCTATACATTCCTGCCCAGGTTACTgtccagtctcctgactggggacagaaccatcaCAGTCAGTGGCTGCATCACACAACTGTATTTCTCAGGTTCTCTGGCTGCTACGGAATGCTATCTCCTAGCAGTGATGTCCTATGATCGATATTTAGCAATATGTAAACCCCTGCACTATTCAACTCTTATGAATAATAGATTTTGCCTCCAGCTGGCTGCTGGGTCATGGTTAAATGGTTGTTTGGCCAGTACAGTCATTATATTGTTCATATCACAACTTATATTCTGTG cgaatgaaattgaccatttctattgTGATCCCATCCCACTAATGGAACTCTCTTGCAGTGAAACACACCTGAGCATATTGGTGGATTTCATAATAGTCTCCATTTTCACCTTGCCTCCATTCCTACTAACCCTGACTTCCTACATGTTTATCCTTGTCAgtatcctgagaatcccttccaccaccgggagacaaaaggccttttccacctgctcctctcacctcactgtggtgacaattttctatggaacCATATTCATTGTCTACATGCTTCCGAAACGTGATACACTCAGAGATCTGAAGA TGCTCTCTGTTTGCTTCACAGTTCTAACTCCCCTGgtaaaccccctcatctacagttTAAGAAAGAGAGAGCTCAAGGAAGCCTTGAGCAAAGCAGTCAGTAAATGA